From Paraflavitalea devenefica, the proteins below share one genomic window:
- a CDS encoding cupin domain-containing protein, which produces MRLTADYWIKQLQLTEHIEGGAFREVYRSPLQVAAPALPDSFGAGRNICTSIYFLLKDDQFSAFHRIKSDELWHFYYGDPLIVYEIDTTGKLTEHLLGNDPGQGQQFQCAIKAGSWFASRVQAGGAYALAGCTVAPGFDFADFELAERKALINEYPLYKKLIEELTRV; this is translated from the coding sequence ATGCGCCTGACGGCCGATTATTGGATCAAACAATTACAACTTACAGAACACATTGAAGGAGGCGCTTTCCGGGAGGTATACCGCTCTCCCCTGCAGGTAGCAGCACCGGCATTGCCCGATTCCTTTGGCGCCGGCCGGAACATCTGTACAAGTATCTATTTCCTGTTGAAGGATGACCAGTTCTCTGCTTTTCACCGCATCAAGAGTGATGAGCTGTGGCATTTTTATTACGGCGATCCCCTCATCGTGTATGAGATAGACACTACCGGGAAACTGACAGAGCACCTGCTGGGCAATGATCCCGGGCAGGGACAGCAGTTCCAATGCGCCATTAAAGCCGGTAGCTGGTTTGCCTCCCGGGTACAGGCAGGCGGCGCCTACGCACTGGCAGGCTGTACCGTAGCACCCGGTTTTGATTTCGCCGATTTTGAACTGGCGGAAAGGAAGGCTTTGATCAATGAATATCCTCTTTACAAAAAGTTGATTGAAGAACTAACAAGGGTTTGA